TGGGGACGACGCAGCGCACGCCGAGCCCGGGCACCACGAAGCGGTCCCAGTCCGCCTCGATGCGCTCCTTCGCCTCCGTGCCCGTCAGGGCGCCGCCGAGGACCGGGTAGTACCAGTCCATCGAGTAGCGGCCCTTGTCCAAGAACCGTTCCGGATGCCGGCGTATCGCGTGCCGCAGCGCGCCCACGGCCAACTCCCAGTCGGGTTGCGGCTCTTCGCGCTGCTCGGCGATGGCGAGGGCGCAGCGCAGGGCATGGTGGATCGACGAGCTGCCGGTCAGCAGCGCGTCCGCGACGTCCGTGCCGTCGTCCTCGCGCTTCCAGCCGATCTGCCCGCCGGGCTGCTGAAGCCGGAGCACGAACTCCACGGCCGCGTACACGGTCGGCCACATCCGGTCCAGGAACGTGTCGTCGCCGGTCGCCAGATAGTGGTGCCACACCCCGACGGCCACGTATGCGACGAAGTTCGTCTCGCGGCCGCGGTCGGTGACGTCCTGCGGGTCGCCGTCGGCGTATGCCGCGTACCAGGATCCGTCCTCGTTCTGGTGCCGGGCCAGCCAGTTGTACGCTCGCTCGGCCGCGGTGTGCTCTCCGGCCGCGTCGAGGGCCATGGCCGCCTCGACGTGGTCCCACGGGTCGAGGTGGTGCCCGCGGAACCACGGTATGGCGCCGTCCTCCCGCTGTACGGCAAGGATCCCGCCCACGGTCGCGGCGGCCTGCTCGGCGGTGAGGACCCCGGGCAGGACGAGGTGTTCTGTCCGGGGGGTCGTCACTTGACGGCCGCCTCGGAGGACTTGGCGGCCTTGGCGGACTTGGATGCCTTGGCGGACTTGGCCGGCTCGGACGACTCCGACGACTCCGACGACTCGGAGAGCCGCGGCAGGTGGGGCTTGGTCGCGTAGGCCACGAAGCTCTTGCCGATCAGCGGGTTCAGCGCCTGTTCGGCGACCCGGGTGGCCAGCGGCTTCTTCATGATGTCCCAGACCAGGAGCTTGTGATACGCGCGCACCGGCAGCGCCTTGTCGTTGTCGACGCCGAACGCGCACTTCAGCCACCAGTACGGGGAGTGCAGGGCGTGGGCGTGGTGCGTGCCGTACGGGCGCAGGCCCGCCTCCCGGATCTTCGCGAGGAGTTCGTCCGCCTTGTAGATGCGGATGTGGCCGCCCTCGACCTCGTGGTAGGCGTCGGACAGGGTCCAGCAGACCTTCTCGGGGCCGTAGCGCGGGACGGTGATGGCGATGCGCCCGCCCGGCTTGAGCACCCGGACCATCTCGGCGAGGACGCCCTTGTCGTCGGGGATGTGCTCCATGACCTCGGAGATGATCACGACGTCGAAGGACTCGTCGGGGAAGGGCAGCGCGAGGGCGTCGCCCTCCATGGCGGTCGCGGTGGCACCGGCGGGCGCCTCCCCCGCCTCCTTCATCGCGGCGAACCACTTGGCGACCTCGCGGATCTCCTCACCGTTCTGGTCGAGGGCCACGACCTGCGCACCGCGCCGGTAGCACTCGAACGCGTGCCGTCCGGCACCACAGCCGAGGTCCAGGACACGGTCGCCGGGGGCGAGCGGGAACCGGGAGAAGTCGACGGTCAGCACGTGGCCCTGCTTTCGGAGTAGACACCTATGGCGGCCGCGGAGCGGCCGGGATCCTGGACCGCGGAGCGGTCGGTGCTCGACGTCGCCGCGGAGCGGTCGGTGCTCGATGTCGCCGCGGGGCGGCGGAGGTCCGGGCCCGCGGAGCGGGCGACAGCCTCTCGGTACTGCGCCACCGTGCCCTCGGCGGCCTTCGCCCAGGTGAACCTCGCCAGTACCCGCTCCCGCCCGGCGGAGCCGAGCCGCACTCGCAGCTCCGGGTCCCCCAGCAACCGGCTCAGACCGGCGGCCAGCGCGCCCGCGTCGCCGGGCGGCACCGCCAGGCACGTCTCCCCGTCCGGCCCCGCGACCTCCGGTACGGCACCGCCCGTCGTGGCCACCAGCGGCGTACCCGTCGCCATCGCCTCGGCCGCCGGCAGCGAGAAGCCCTCGTACAGCGACGGCACGCACGCCACCTCGGCCGAGCGCACCAGGTCGACCAGCTCCGCGTCCGAGATGCCCTTCACGAACTCGACCGCGCCGTCGAGCCCGTACCGCTCGATGGCCTGCGCGACCGGCCCGTCCTCCGCGCGCTTGCCGACCACGACGAGATGCGCCCCGGGGTGCTCGGTCCGCACCTTCGCGAGCGCCTCGATGAGGAAGACGAGGCCCTTGAGCGGCACGTCCGCGCTGGAGGTGGTGACGATCCGGCCCGGCACCTGCGGCACGGACGGATCGGGCGAGAACAGGTCGGTGTCGGCGCCGATGTGCACGACATGGATACGGTCCTGGGCCACGCCCAGGTGGTCCACGATCTCCTGGCGGGAGGTGCCCGAGACGGTGAGCACCGACGGCAGCCGGCGCGCCACCCGCTTCTGCATGCGCGTGAACGCGTACCAGCGCCGTACGGACGCCCGCCGCCGCCAGCCCTCGGCCGCGTCCAGCTCCAACTGCCGGTCCACGGTGATGGGGTGGTGGATGGTGGTCACCAGCGGCGCGCCCACGTCGCCCAGCAGGCCGTACCCGAGGGTCTGGTTGTCGTGGACGATGTCGAAGTCGCCGCGGCGGTCGCGCAGATGACGGCGGGCGCGCAGCGAGAACGTCAGCGGCTCGGGGAAGCCGCCGGTCCACATCGTTCCGACCTCAAGGCCGTCGATCCAGTCCCGGTACTCCTCCCGCTTCGGAGTGCGGAAGGGGTCGGGCTGGCGGTACAGGTCGAGGCTGGGCAGCTCGGTGAGGGAGAGGCCCTCCAGGCCCTCGCTCTCGTCGAGCACGGGGTAGGGCTGCGAGCCGATGACCTCGACCCGGTGGCCGAGCCGGACCAGCTCGCGCGAGAGATGCCGTACGTACACGCCCTGGCCGCCGCAGAACGGGTTTCCCTTGTACGTGAGGAGCGCGATGCGCAACGGGCGGTCCCCGTCGGCGGCCGAGCCCTCCTGGGGACCCGCCTCCCTGGCCTCAGCGGTCACTCTCGGCCCCTTCTCCCTGGCAGTTCCCGCGAGATTACGCCGGGACGGTAATCTAGAACAAGTTTCAGACTTGATCGCTGAAGAGGCTCTGAATCTACCGGCAGGTAGCGCCACTGTGAGCGGTGGATCAGGTGATTCGCGCCACGGCCGACAGCCTGCCATGCTGTCCGATCGCACGCCCTCACCGACTGTCACGGAAGGGACCCATGCCTGCGGAAGCCAAGGTGCCAGCCAGTACCGCGCGACCGGCGGCGCAGCCGGCCTCACCTCCGCTCACCGAGCGGCAGGAGGCGCGCCGCCGCCGGATCCTGCACGCGAGCGCACAGCTGGCCAGCCGGGGCGGTTTCGACGCGGTGCAGATGCGCGAGGTCGCGGAGTCCTCGCAGGTGGCCCTGGGCACGCTGTACCGCTACTTCCCGTCCAAGGTCCACCTGCTGGTGGCGACCATGCAGGACCAGCTGGAGCGCATGCACGGAACCCTCAGGAAGAAGCCGCCGGCCGGGGAGACGGCGGCCGAGCGGGTGGCGGAGACCCTGATGCGCGCCTTCCGCGCGCTCCAGCGCGAGCCGCACCTGGCCGACGCCATGGTGCGGGCCCTGACCTTCGCGGACCGCAGCGTCTCCCCCGAGGTGGACCAGGTCTCCCGTCAGACGACGGCGATCATCCTGGACGCGATGGGCCT
The Streptomyces sp. CGMCC 4.7035 DNA segment above includes these coding regions:
- a CDS encoding prenyltransferase/squalene oxidase repeat-containing protein → MTTPRTEHLVLPGVLTAEQAAATVGGILAVQREDGAIPWFRGHHLDPWDHVEAAMALDAAGEHTAAERAYNWLARHQNEDGSWYAAYADGDPQDVTDRGRETNFVAYVAVGVWHHYLATGDDTFLDRMWPTVYAAVEFVLRLQQPGGQIGWKREDDGTDVADALLTGSSSIHHALRCALAIAEQREEPQPDWELAVGALRHAIRRHPERFLDKGRYSMDWYYPVLGGALTGTEAKERIEADWDRFVVPGLGVRCVVPNPWVTGGESAELALALWVMGESDRALEILQSIQHLRDAESGLYWTGYVFEDRAVWPRELTTWTAGSLLLAVAALGGDEPTVAVFGGERLPRGLDPDCCA
- a CDS encoding class I SAM-dependent methyltransferase; translation: MLTVDFSRFPLAPGDRVLDLGCGAGRHAFECYRRGAQVVALDQNGEEIREVAKWFAAMKEAGEAPAGATATAMEGDALALPFPDESFDVVIISEVMEHIPDDKGVLAEMVRVLKPGGRIAITVPRYGPEKVCWTLSDAYHEVEGGHIRIYKADELLAKIREAGLRPYGTHHAHALHSPYWWLKCAFGVDNDKALPVRAYHKLLVWDIMKKPLATRVAEQALNPLIGKSFVAYATKPHLPRLSESSESSESSEPAKSAKASKSAKAAKSSEAAVK
- a CDS encoding glycosyltransferase family 4 protein yields the protein MTAEAREAGPQEGSAADGDRPLRIALLTYKGNPFCGGQGVYVRHLSRELVRLGHRVEVIGSQPYPVLDESEGLEGLSLTELPSLDLYRQPDPFRTPKREEYRDWIDGLEVGTMWTGGFPEPLTFSLRARRHLRDRRGDFDIVHDNQTLGYGLLGDVGAPLVTTIHHPITVDRQLELDAAEGWRRRASVRRWYAFTRMQKRVARRLPSVLTVSGTSRQEIVDHLGVAQDRIHVVHIGADTDLFSPDPSVPQVPGRIVTTSSADVPLKGLVFLIEALAKVRTEHPGAHLVVVGKRAEDGPVAQAIERYGLDGAVEFVKGISDAELVDLVRSAEVACVPSLYEGFSLPAAEAMATGTPLVATTGGAVPEVAGPDGETCLAVPPGDAGALAAGLSRLLGDPELRVRLGSAGRERVLARFTWAKAAEGTVAQYREAVARSAGPDLRRPAATSSTDRSAATSSTDRSAVQDPGRSAAAIGVYSESRATC
- a CDS encoding TetR family transcriptional regulator, yielding MPAEAKVPASTARPAAQPASPPLTERQEARRRRILHASAQLASRGGFDAVQMREVAESSQVALGTLYRYFPSKVHLLVATMQDQLERMHGTLRKKPPAGETAAERVAETLMRAFRALQREPHLADAMVRALTFADRSVSPEVDQVSRQTTAIILDAMGLENPTPDQLSAVRVIEHTWHSALITWLSGRASIAQVKIDIETVCRLIDLTAPEERA